The following are from one region of the Endozoicomonas sp. 4G genome:
- the nrdD gene encoding anaerobic ribonucleoside-triphosphate reductase, translating into MTDIIKRDGSRQPFDTPRIARAVASALNDDQISDAAFAESFESSNALSREIMSIINQDNEQLLNENANKDSKIIPTQRDLLAGVVARHYAKQHILPKHITAAHERGELHYHDLDYSPFFPMFNCMLIDIEGMMTNGFRMGNAEIETPKSITTATAITAQIIAQVSSHIYGGTSINEIDRIHGPYVTKTFEKHLEEGLRWIDDKAKAEAYAMERTEKDCFDAYQALEYEVNTLHTANGQTPFVTFGFGLGTSWQERLVQKSILKNRIRGLGRNGKTPVFPKLVFAIRKGVNFAKDDPNYDIKQLALECSSKRMYPDIVNYDQLVDVTGSFKTPMGCRSFLSTYEENGQLVHDGRNNLGVVSLNLPRIAIESDNEADFFNRLDQRLMLAKEALMTRIQRLDNVKARVAPILYVEGACGVRLNPEDNVSEIFKNGRASISLGYIGIHETIHALYHQGDIYDCEVLRQKGLNIVQYLDKAVSQWKAETGYGFSLYSTPSESLCDRFCRLDRKEFGVIAGVTDKGYYTNSFHLDVEKKVTPYDKIDFEMDYPAYASGGFICYGEYPNMIHNLKALESVWDYTYDKVPYYGTNTPNDVCYSCNYEGEFHATARGFECPQCKNRNSARMSVTRRVCGYLGQPDSRPFIKGKQEEVIRRVKHL; encoded by the coding sequence ATGACCGACATCATCAAGCGCGATGGCTCTCGACAGCCATTTGATACACCTCGTATTGCCAGAGCCGTAGCCAGTGCCTTGAATGATGACCAGATCAGCGATGCAGCTTTTGCAGAATCTTTCGAATCCAGCAATGCCCTGAGCCGGGAAATCATGAGCATCATCAATCAGGACAACGAACAACTGCTCAATGAAAACGCCAATAAAGACAGCAAGATCATCCCCACTCAAAGAGATCTGCTGGCCGGTGTTGTCGCCCGGCACTACGCCAAGCAGCACATTCTGCCAAAACACATAACGGCAGCCCATGAGCGGGGGGAGTTGCATTATCACGATCTGGATTACTCACCTTTCTTCCCCATGTTCAACTGCATGCTGATCGACATCGAAGGCATGATGACCAACGGTTTTCGGATGGGGAACGCCGAAATTGAAACGCCTAAATCCATCACCACGGCAACCGCCATCACAGCCCAGATCATTGCCCAGGTTTCCAGTCATATATACGGCGGCACCAGTATTAATGAAATTGACCGTATCCACGGGCCTTATGTCACCAAGACGTTCGAGAAACACCTTGAAGAAGGCCTGCGCTGGATTGATGACAAGGCAAAAGCCGAAGCTTATGCCATGGAGAGGACCGAAAAAGACTGTTTTGACGCCTATCAGGCGCTGGAGTATGAAGTTAATACTCTGCACACCGCCAACGGACAAACGCCCTTTGTCACCTTCGGCTTTGGTCTGGGCACCAGCTGGCAGGAAAGACTGGTTCAGAAGTCCATTCTCAAAAATCGGATAAGGGGCCTTGGCCGCAACGGCAAAACACCGGTCTTCCCAAAACTGGTCTTTGCTATCCGTAAAGGCGTCAACTTCGCTAAAGACGATCCCAATTATGACATCAAGCAGTTAGCCCTGGAGTGTTCCAGCAAGCGTATGTACCCGGATATTGTCAACTATGACCAGCTGGTTGACGTTACGGGCAGTTTTAAAACACCTATGGGCTGTCGTTCATTCCTGAGCACTTATGAAGAAAACGGACAACTCGTTCATGACGGCAGAAATAATCTGGGCGTGGTGTCTCTGAACCTTCCCCGCATTGCTATCGAAAGCGACAATGAAGCGGACTTTTTCAACCGACTGGATCAACGCCTGATGCTGGCTAAAGAAGCCCTGATGACCCGTATCCAGCGACTGGATAACGTCAAAGCCAGGGTGGCCCCGATTCTCTATGTAGAAGGCGCCTGTGGTGTCAGGCTGAACCCGGAAGACAATGTCAGTGAAATATTCAAAAACGGCAGGGCGTCTATCTCCCTGGGTTATATTGGCATCCACGAAACGATTCATGCGCTCTATCATCAGGGTGATATCTACGACTGTGAAGTACTTCGTCAGAAAGGTCTGAATATCGTCCAATACCTTGATAAAGCCGTCAGCCAATGGAAAGCAGAGACCGGCTATGGCTTCAGCCTTTACTCCACACCCAGCGAAAGCCTGTGCGACCGTTTCTGCCGATTGGATCGTAAAGAGTTTGGTGTGATTGCAGGCGTTACCGACAAAGGCTATTACACCAACTCTTTCCACCTGGATGTTGAAAAGAAAGTCACGCCCTACGACAAGATCGACTTCGAAATGGACTATCCGGCTTACGCCAGCGGTGGTTTTATCTGTTACGGTGAGTACCCCAACATGATCCACAATCTGAAAGCCTTGGAAAGCGTCTGGGACTACACCTACGACAAAGTGCCTTACTACGGTACAAACACGCCCAACGACGTCTGTTATAGCTGCAATTATGAAGGCGAGTTTCACGCTACAGCCCGTGGTTTTGAGTGTCCTCAATGCAAAAACAGGAATTCCGCAAGAATGTCTGTGACCCGCAGAGTCTGTGGCTATCTGGGCCAGCCTGACAGCCGGCCCTTCATAAAAGGTAAGCAGGAAGAAGTCATTCGTCGGGTAAAGCATCTATGA
- a CDS encoding sodium:solute symporter family protein — MSLSLWLILAYFLVLVPLSIRAKKASLNDDAEDHYLASRSLGFFVLFLTLYATAFSGNTLVGFTGQAYLNGFHWVLTVGFWAGIVTSFHFLVPKLRPISVQHQFVTPGDWIRFRFQKDRTVLLLRRALAICLCLTLANFLFAQLKAAGEIMATITDEAIPYKSGVVLFALVILLYDSIGGLRAVAWTDVFQGMMMFIGSIFLIVWMIENSGGLTALGDGVSRLRPESMIVPDSSDQLRWLSIMLLGSLSIVVYPQTLQRVFASIDTKTLNKSLAALGVIGLFTNLVVLLVGWCAISLFAHTEIPNVDQVMPMLLEQWAASGSWNAFAAAIVLVAVLAAIMSTADSVLLSLISMLRHDIPEHSERQGLRRDYIIAVVVMGVITLCALNRDITLWRLIVIKLELLVQCFPAFVIALHLPKIRSGAVLCGLITGVVIVFTAITLGMKELWGINIGLIALAANLLVLTLVFMIQSRTSGLPDSETRL; from the coding sequence ATGAGCCTTTCATTGTGGCTGATTCTGGCCTACTTTCTGGTATTGGTTCCCCTGAGTATCCGAGCCAAAAAAGCCAGCCTGAATGATGATGCGGAAGACCACTATCTGGCCAGTCGCTCCCTGGGCTTTTTCGTGCTGTTTTTGACGCTCTATGCCACGGCGTTCAGCGGCAATACTCTGGTGGGCTTTACCGGACAGGCCTACCTTAATGGTTTTCACTGGGTGTTAACCGTCGGTTTCTGGGCCGGCATTGTTACCAGCTTTCACTTTCTGGTTCCCAAGTTACGCCCCATCTCGGTACAACACCAGTTTGTCACACCCGGTGACTGGATACGCTTTCGATTTCAAAAAGATCGCACCGTATTGCTTCTGCGAAGAGCTTTGGCGATCTGTCTGTGCCTGACTCTGGCCAACTTTCTTTTCGCCCAATTGAAAGCAGCCGGTGAAATCATGGCAACTATCACAGATGAAGCTATTCCATACAAATCAGGTGTCGTATTGTTCGCTTTGGTCATATTGCTTTATGACTCTATTGGAGGATTAAGAGCTGTTGCCTGGACGGATGTTTTCCAGGGGATGATGATGTTTATAGGCTCCATTTTTCTGATTGTCTGGATGATTGAAAACAGCGGTGGCCTGACAGCGCTGGGGGATGGCGTCAGCCGACTTCGTCCAGAATCGATGATTGTACCGGACAGCAGTGATCAGCTTCGCTGGCTCAGCATTATGCTGCTGGGATCGCTATCCATTGTCGTTTACCCACAGACCCTGCAAAGAGTGTTTGCTTCTATTGACACAAAAACCCTGAATAAATCCCTTGCTGCCCTGGGTGTTATCGGACTGTTCACGAACCTGGTTGTCCTGCTGGTGGGTTGGTGTGCCATCTCACTGTTTGCCCATACTGAGATCCCTAATGTCGACCAGGTCATGCCCATGCTGCTTGAACAGTGGGCCGCCAGCGGTTCGTGGAATGCATTTGCCGCCGCTATTGTTCTGGTGGCTGTTCTGGCAGCCATTATGTCCACTGCCGACTCGGTTCTGCTCTCCCTGATTTCGATGCTGAGACACGATATCCCTGAACATTCTGAGCGACAGGGACTTCGGCGGGATTATATTATTGCTGTCGTCGTTATGGGCGTCATTACTCTCTGCGCCCTGAACAGGGATATCACACTCTGGCGATTGATCGTTATCAAGCTGGAGCTATTGGTACAATGCTTCCCTGCTTTTGTTATTGCCCTGCACCTGCCAAAGATTCGCTCAGGTGCCGTGCTTTGCGGCCTGATTACCGGTGTCGTGATTGTATTCACAGCCATTACTCTGGGCATGAAAGAGCTTTGGGGGATCAATATCGGACTGATTGCCCTGGCCGCTAATCTTCTTGTGTTAACCCTGGTCTTTATGATCCAGTCCAGAACTTCCGGACTGCCTGACTCAGAAACCCGCCTATGA
- the dcuC gene encoding C4-dicarboxylate transporter DcuC translates to MDILIVIPVVALVVYGIVKNFSASATLAIAGMVLLGAAAWLGISDILPADKTTGFAPFDLFELMNGVFSMRMASLGLTIMACGGFASYMSHIGASEALVKLAVKPIRGFKSPYLVLSLVYLVCVVLQMFVTSATGLGLLLMVTLYPVLRNIGLSPASAAAVCASPAAFEIGVTQVNANFAASQAGMDIAEYFLGYQAWVTIPMALMTAALHFFWQRRCDLKAGYIAADHVGATDDGESDEEEKPQAPVIYALLPMIPFVLLLVFPTLVAGFSILLRSNRVEGDSEQGASLALGTQHNS, encoded by the coding sequence ATGGATATTCTCATAGTCATACCTGTCGTAGCCTTGGTTGTTTACGGCATTGTCAAAAACTTCAGTGCTTCTGCAACATTAGCCATCGCGGGTATGGTACTGCTCGGTGCCGCAGCCTGGCTGGGTATTTCAGATATTCTTCCTGCCGATAAAACCACCGGTTTTGCACCGTTTGACCTGTTCGAACTTATGAATGGTGTATTCAGTATGCGAATGGCGAGCCTGGGCCTGACCATTATGGCCTGTGGCGGTTTTGCTTCTTACATGTCCCATATTGGCGCTTCTGAAGCATTGGTGAAACTGGCGGTTAAGCCCATTCGCGGCTTCAAGTCTCCTTATCTGGTGCTGTCGCTGGTCTACCTGGTGTGTGTCGTTCTTCAGATGTTTGTGACTTCAGCCACCGGTCTGGGCTTATTGTTGATGGTGACACTCTATCCGGTGTTGCGAAACATTGGCCTGAGTCCTGCCTCAGCGGCTGCTGTCTGTGCCTCGCCCGCTGCTTTTGAGATTGGTGTGACCCAGGTTAATGCTAACTTTGCAGCCAGTCAGGCGGGCATGGATATCGCCGAATATTTCCTCGGTTATCAAGCCTGGGTGACCATTCCCATGGCATTGATGACGGCTGCCCTGCACTTCTTCTGGCAGCGCCGTTGTGATCTTAAAGCCGGTTACATTGCGGCTGACCATGTCGGCGCTACTGACGACGGTGAAAGTGATGAGGAAGAGAAGCCGCAAGCTCCGGTTATTTATGCCCTGCTGCCTATGATTCCTTTTGTTCTGCTGCTGGTTTTTCCAACATTAGTCGCGGGGTTCTCCATCCTTTTGCGAAGCAATAGGGTGGAGGGGGATAGCGAGCAAGGCGCTAGCCTTGCCCTTGGGACGCAACATAATTCTTGA
- a CDS encoding UPF0149 family protein — MSPYTSPISELLGLGYCDWQDWTDYSRFEFNESHVPELLKLAQDWTLFDHDDADIIWSPVHAWRVLGILQAKEAVEPLLELFYKEDEHFVIAEYLPSAVGRLGAVATDRLWSIASNVEENEDARDLAIEALRWNVTYHEVDREKTVAGFQQLLEDREDDETYLNTALVSALTDLRGKESANAIREAFERGKVDREVQGDIEDVEIELGLRETRSFIPDWRFDQTQREMLETILSEYGQMSYQEVEGFLFGIWGSPQQVPPNRWLKKIFGEAPAFTDEQQEKDAHRIVFNLYGTIERTIEMGLDIIPEDCLSETPEDERFPNLQKWSKGFGEANVMLVNFWEEVFQHKAMKELEESWTACTILLSVWSNPEQLLEKAKNPGGPNIEKMLSAVPSVARELASLGLGISTRWDAIMDTPDPVSVTKIGRNDPCPCGSGKKYKKCCGA; from the coding sequence ATGAGTCCCTACACCTCTCCTATTTCTGAACTTCTCGGCCTGGGCTACTGCGACTGGCAGGACTGGACGGATTACAGCCGTTTTGAATTTAATGAGTCGCATGTCCCGGAGCTACTGAAGCTGGCTCAGGACTGGACCTTATTTGATCATGACGATGCCGATATCATCTGGTCTCCCGTTCATGCCTGGAGGGTTCTCGGTATTCTACAGGCAAAAGAGGCGGTAGAGCCTCTGCTGGAGCTGTTCTACAAGGAGGATGAACACTTTGTGATAGCCGAGTATCTGCCTTCTGCGGTCGGCCGTCTTGGCGCAGTGGCTACTGATCGCCTTTGGAGCATTGCCAGCAATGTCGAGGAAAATGAAGATGCCCGGGATCTCGCCATAGAGGCTTTGCGCTGGAATGTCACTTATCACGAAGTGGATCGTGAAAAAACAGTGGCGGGCTTTCAGCAGCTTCTGGAAGACAGGGAAGATGATGAAACCTATCTGAATACGGCCCTGGTCAGTGCCCTGACGGATCTGCGCGGTAAAGAGTCGGCTAACGCCATTCGCGAGGCGTTTGAGCGCGGCAAAGTGGATCGTGAGGTTCAAGGTGATATTGAAGACGTGGAGATTGAGCTGGGTTTGAGAGAAACCCGCTCCTTTATTCCTGACTGGCGTTTTGACCAGACCCAGAGGGAAATGTTGGAAACGATACTGTCTGAGTACGGCCAGATGTCCTATCAGGAAGTGGAAGGTTTTCTGTTTGGTATCTGGGGCTCGCCTCAGCAGGTTCCACCTAACCGCTGGCTTAAAAAAATCTTTGGTGAAGCACCGGCTTTTACCGATGAACAGCAGGAAAAAGACGCTCATCGTATAGTGTTTAATCTTTACGGCACCATTGAGCGCACTATTGAGATGGGACTGGATATTATTCCTGAAGACTGTCTGTCAGAAACACCAGAAGATGAACGGTTCCCGAATCTTCAAAAGTGGTCCAAAGGTTTTGGTGAAGCCAATGTCATGCTGGTGAACTTCTGGGAAGAAGTCTTCCAGCATAAGGCCATGAAAGAGTTGGAAGAATCCTGGACGGCCTGCACTATTCTCCTGAGCGTCTGGTCTAACCCTGAACAGCTGTTGGAGAAAGCTAAAAATCCGGGGGGGCCGAACATTGAGAAGATGCTCTCTGCCGTGCCTTCTGTGGCAAGAGAACTGGCTTCCCTTGGCTTGGGAATAAGTACCCGCTGGGATGCTATTATGGACACGCCCGATCCGGTTTCTGTGACCAAAATTGGTCGCAATGACCCTTGTCCCTGTGGCAGTGGTAAGAAATATAAAAAGTGCTGTGGCGCTTGA
- the tnpA gene encoding IS200/IS605 family transposase, whose translation MTKSSIKTLNHCTYALSYHLVLVTKYRRKVLSDAMVKRFKEMAKVRCEAWGGELIECESDNCDHVHLLIELPPTAALSDFVNALKTGTSRILRKEFGEQLSRFYTKPVLWSRSYFVSSTGGANIDTVKNYVASQGQG comes from the coding sequence ATGACTAAATCAAGTATTAAAACTCTAAATCACTGCACTTATGCACTTTCATACCATTTGGTTCTTGTTACCAAGTACCGGCGCAAAGTATTGTCTGATGCAATGGTTAAACGCTTTAAAGAAATGGCAAAAGTGCGTTGCGAGGCGTGGGGAGGGGAGTTGATAGAGTGTGAGTCGGACAACTGTGATCATGTTCATTTATTGATAGAGCTGCCGCCAACTGCTGCACTGTCGGATTTTGTTAATGCTTTGAAGACGGGAACAAGCCGGATCTTACGAAAAGAGTTCGGTGAACAGTTGTCGAGGTTTTATACAAAGCCCGTTTTATGGTCGAGGTCTTATTTTGTGAGCAGTACAGGTGGTGCAAATATCGATACCGTCAAGAATTATGTTGCGTCCCAAGGGCAAGGCTAG
- a CDS encoding SNF2-related protein encodes MYTDYQAGYLAHWLTLEGKAEETLTQAIASAKVDMNPHQVQAALFALESPLSQGVILADEVGLGKTIEASLVLSQNWAEHRRKLLLIVPATLRKQWSQELEEKFSLPSIILEARNFNQARKQGVGNPFDAETAFKAPAIIICSYEFAARKEQELGMVPWDLVVFDEAHKLRNIYKKSGAVTAKKLNSALQGCPKVLLSATPLQNNLEELYGLVSVVDPHFFGGLEAFKSRYCKAKLSDVELSLLRSRLAKVCHRTLRRQVQEEGGINFTRRYSMTEDFRPSGQELDFYRQFSSYLQDPETLAIKRGARHLVTLVIRKILASSSFAIQGTLENMITRLEEKASLSAALRDFDPYDDLVDETGESDAEFEVEAFKAEIDKLKDFKSLAASISTNAKADALVGVLDRAFDMAERLGGLRKAVVFTESVRTQQWLLELLSTEGYQDKIVLLNGSNSDPASKVIYEEWLKKHKCSSKVSGSKTADMKAALVDKFRDDATLMICTEAGAEGINLQFCSLLINYDLPWNPQRVEQRIGRVHRYGQKHDVVIVNFINKGNRADQKVFELLNRKFKLFEGVFGASDEILGSIESGVDVERRIHEIYQQCRSDEEIDKAFQRLNEEKSEQIEQRFQDTRRSLLERFDADVVKQLNMTREKTTEQLSKYQKRLLKFARMALPDADFDHEVSDHRFAYRGQCYDVHWETADETDAQFFRPHDGLGHQLIERHQLSMKQQSSIPEVEFTYQPQGEGQFSDLQPFIGMSGELVIDLLSFNMKNHRIEYLVAAGLTDTGQVLKPQTIDRLLLQPGHETGRVVSLAQTEILETSLLQEEQFYEERTNRYLEHYYEEETEKLERWAEDRRLALDIKTRQLDSEIKEMRKSIRQLPTLAEKRDGQRALKKLERERDSALLNYHEEKKKIELKEDRLLDDIDEKLKMTKSRQRLFAMKWTLTGGER; translated from the coding sequence ATGTATACAGACTATCAGGCAGGCTACCTGGCACACTGGCTCACCCTCGAAGGCAAAGCAGAAGAAACACTGACTCAGGCCATTGCCAGTGCCAAGGTTGATATGAACCCGCATCAGGTTCAGGCGGCTCTGTTTGCTCTTGAGTCGCCCCTGTCACAGGGTGTGATTCTGGCAGATGAAGTAGGGCTCGGTAAAACCATAGAAGCCAGTCTTGTTCTGAGTCAGAACTGGGCTGAACACAGACGCAAACTATTGCTTATAGTACCAGCCACCCTCCGAAAGCAATGGAGTCAGGAGCTGGAAGAAAAGTTCTCTCTGCCCTCCATCATCCTGGAAGCCAGAAATTTTAATCAGGCCCGCAAGCAAGGTGTTGGCAATCCGTTTGATGCAGAAACAGCTTTTAAAGCACCGGCTATCATTATTTGCTCCTATGAATTTGCAGCACGAAAGGAGCAAGAGCTGGGTATGGTTCCATGGGATCTGGTGGTTTTCGACGAAGCCCACAAACTCCGTAATATCTACAAGAAATCAGGAGCTGTGACAGCTAAAAAGCTTAATAGTGCATTGCAAGGTTGCCCAAAAGTATTGCTGTCAGCGACACCGTTGCAGAATAACCTGGAAGAACTGTATGGTCTTGTATCGGTGGTTGATCCACACTTTTTTGGCGGTCTCGAAGCCTTCAAATCCCGATATTGTAAGGCCAAATTATCCGATGTAGAACTCTCCCTTTTGCGCAGTCGCCTGGCAAAGGTTTGTCATCGAACATTACGCAGGCAGGTTCAGGAAGAAGGAGGTATTAATTTTACCCGGCGATATTCCATGACCGAAGATTTTCGCCCCTCAGGTCAGGAGCTTGATTTCTATAGGCAGTTCTCATCTTACCTGCAAGATCCGGAGACTCTAGCGATAAAAAGAGGGGCCCGCCACTTGGTAACGCTGGTGATACGGAAGATTTTGGCTTCTTCCAGTTTTGCAATTCAGGGCACACTGGAAAATATGATTACACGCTTAGAAGAAAAGGCATCGCTTTCAGCGGCTTTGAGAGATTTTGATCCCTATGATGACCTTGTGGATGAAACAGGTGAAAGCGATGCTGAGTTCGAGGTAGAAGCATTTAAGGCTGAAATCGATAAACTCAAGGACTTCAAATCCCTGGCTGCCAGTATCAGTACAAATGCCAAAGCGGACGCTCTGGTGGGGGTACTGGACAGGGCTTTTGATATGGCAGAGCGCCTCGGAGGACTGCGAAAGGCTGTTGTCTTCACTGAGTCAGTAAGAACTCAGCAGTGGTTGCTTGAGCTTTTATCCACTGAAGGTTATCAGGATAAAATTGTCCTGCTCAATGGCAGTAACAGTGACCCGGCCTCCAAAGTCATTTATGAAGAATGGTTGAAAAAGCATAAGTGCTCCTCGAAAGTTTCAGGTTCAAAAACAGCAGATATGAAGGCTGCTCTGGTGGATAAGTTTCGGGATGACGCCACTTTAATGATCTGTACAGAAGCGGGAGCAGAAGGTATAAACCTGCAGTTTTGTTCTCTGTTGATCAATTATGACCTGCCTTGGAATCCTCAACGTGTGGAGCAGCGTATTGGTCGTGTACACCGTTATGGTCAGAAGCACGATGTAGTGATTGTTAATTTTATCAACAAGGGTAATCGTGCTGACCAGAAAGTGTTCGAGCTACTTAACCGAAAATTCAAGCTGTTTGAGGGTGTCTTTGGGGCATCGGATGAAATTCTGGGATCTATCGAGTCCGGGGTGGATGTAGAGCGTCGTATTCATGAGATCTACCAACAATGCCGGTCTGATGAAGAAATCGATAAAGCTTTTCAGCGTCTGAATGAAGAAAAAAGCGAGCAGATTGAGCAGAGGTTTCAGGATACCCGCCGCTCATTGCTGGAACGTTTTGATGCAGACGTGGTTAAACAGCTCAATATGACTCGTGAAAAAACCACAGAGCAGCTTTCTAAGTACCAGAAGCGTTTGCTCAAGTTTGCCAGAATGGCCCTACCTGATGCTGATTTTGACCATGAGGTCAGCGACCACCGGTTTGCTTACCGCGGCCAATGTTACGATGTTCACTGGGAAACAGCCGATGAAACCGATGCGCAGTTCTTCCGTCCCCATGATGGGCTGGGTCATCAATTGATCGAGCGACATCAGTTGTCGATGAAGCAGCAGAGTTCAATTCCTGAGGTAGAGTTCACCTATCAACCTCAGGGGGAAGGGCAATTTTCTGATTTGCAACCCTTTATCGGAATGTCGGGCGAACTCGTGATTGACCTTCTCAGTTTTAACATGAAAAACCACCGTATCGAATATCTGGTGGCGGCGGGTTTAACCGATACTGGTCAGGTTCTGAAACCGCAAACCATTGATAGGTTATTGCTTCAGCCAGGTCATGAGACAGGTCGTGTTGTCTCTCTTGCACAGACTGAAATACTGGAAACCAGTCTGCTACAGGAAGAGCAGTTTTACGAAGAGCGGACTAACCGGTATTTGGAACATTATTATGAAGAAGAAACGGAAAAGCTTGAGCGCTGGGCTGAAGATCGAAGATTGGCACTGGATATAAAAACCCGTCAACTGGACTCTGAAATAAAAGAGATGCGTAAGAGCATCAGGCAATTGCCCACTCTGGCCGAAAAGCGGGATGGCCAGCGGGCACTTAAGAAACTGGAGAGAGAAAGAGATAGTGCCCTGCTCAATTACCATGAAGAAAAGAAAAAAATTGAGCTAAAAGAGGATCGTCTGCTGGATGACATTGATGAAAAATTGAAGATGACGAAAAGCAGACAACGGCTTTTTGCAATGAAATGGACTCTGACCGGAGGAGAGCGATAA
- a CDS encoding transposase has protein sequence MELRKATYKLYPTKQQAEALNHALRLHCEFYNAALQERIEAYRKCRISIKNKDQQPQIKVIREEIPEFATLNYSSLQVTLRRLDKAFSAFFRRVNSGEKEPGFPRFKSHKRYPGIGFSSHGDGWRFTPGEDWKHGRLRLTGVGHIRCRGKARVAGKIKNMELLHRRGEWLISLTMECNGVLREPTSGKACGLDWGVNKLLSVATESDGYQVDNPRWFQQEREKLKALKQAVSRKKKGSNRWKKACKKLSTHHRKAANRRNHEHHQLSAQVASQYALVATEKLQVKNMTGSAKGTSEKPGKNVKQKAGLNREILDTAPATLLAMIAYKVKETGGLFIETPTRKLKPSQRCPVCWSVKKKTLKERVHQCEVCGCNENRDIAAARVNLIWALNELGSETGLHRACSVKPPPNL, from the coding sequence ATGGAACTACGCAAAGCAACTTACAAGCTATATCCCACAAAGCAGCAGGCCGAAGCCCTGAATCACGCTTTGCGGTTGCATTGTGAGTTTTATAATGCAGCACTTCAGGAGCGAATAGAGGCATACCGGAAGTGCCGTATATCCATTAAGAACAAAGACCAGCAACCGCAGATCAAGGTGATTCGTGAAGAAATACCGGAGTTTGCGACACTCAATTACAGCAGCCTTCAGGTCACTCTAAGACGACTGGATAAAGCTTTCTCAGCCTTCTTTCGTCGTGTCAACTCAGGTGAAAAAGAACCAGGGTTCCCCCGCTTCAAATCCCACAAGCGTTATCCGGGCATCGGCTTTAGCTCGCACGGTGATGGTTGGCGGTTCACTCCTGGAGAGGATTGGAAGCACGGACGATTGAGACTGACGGGTGTTGGTCACATACGTTGTCGCGGCAAAGCCAGAGTTGCAGGCAAGATTAAAAACATGGAGCTTTTGCATCGTCGGGGAGAGTGGCTTATCAGCCTCACGATGGAATGCAATGGTGTATTAAGAGAACCGACTAGCGGTAAGGCTTGCGGCCTTGACTGGGGAGTAAACAAGCTTCTCAGCGTTGCAACAGAATCCGACGGTTATCAGGTTGATAATCCCCGTTGGTTTCAGCAGGAAAGAGAAAAATTAAAGGCTCTGAAGCAAGCGGTTAGCAGAAAGAAAAAAGGCTCAAACCGATGGAAGAAAGCCTGCAAGAAGCTGTCCACTCATCACCGGAAAGCAGCTAACCGGCGCAACCATGAACATCATCAATTATCGGCTCAAGTAGCCTCGCAATACGCTCTTGTGGCGACTGAGAAATTGCAGGTCAAGAATATGACCGGCAGTGCAAAAGGTACCTCAGAGAAGCCCGGGAAAAACGTAAAACAGAAAGCAGGTTTAAACCGTGAGATTTTAGACACTGCGCCAGCGACCTTGCTGGCTATGATCGCCTACAAAGTGAAGGAAACTGGTGGGCTATTCATAGAGACACCGACAAGGAAACTTAAACCCTCGCAGCGTTGCCCTGTATGCTGGTCAGTGAAGAAAAAGACACTGAAAGAACGGGTGCATCAATGCGAAGTCTGTGGTTGCAATGAAAATCGGGATATTGCCGCCGCACGGGTTAATTTAATCTGGGCGTTAAATGAGTTGGGGTCGGAAACCGGCCTACACAGAGCTTGCTCTGTAAAACCACCACCAAATCTTTAG
- the nrdG gene encoding anaerobic ribonucleoside-triphosphate reductase-activating protein — protein sequence MNYQQYYPLDVVNGEGTRCTLFVSGCEHFCKGCHNPATWDASKGQPFDQAMEDRILKDLGDPRIHRDGLSLSGGDPLFPENLAAILHLVKRVKEELPDKDIWLWTGYTLEDLTPQQKRIIEFVDVLIDGKYQDSKRDLSLAWRGSSNQRVIRLKQDDLERLQ from the coding sequence ATGAATTACCAGCAGTATTACCCACTTGATGTCGTCAATGGTGAAGGCACCCGGTGTACTTTGTTTGTCTCTGGTTGCGAGCACTTCTGCAAAGGTTGCCATAACCCTGCTACCTGGGACGCCAGCAAAGGCCAGCCTTTCGATCAGGCGATGGAAGACCGGATTCTCAAAGACCTTGGCGACCCCCGGATCCACCGGGATGGTTTGTCATTATCGGGAGGCGACCCACTGTTTCCGGAAAATCTTGCGGCTATTCTGCATCTGGTAAAAAGAGTCAAAGAGGAGCTGCCAGACAAAGACATCTGGTTATGGACCGGCTACACACTGGAAGACCTTACCCCTCAACAGAAACGCATTATTGAATTTGTCGATGTGCTGATTGATGGCAAATACCAAGACAGTAAACGTGATTTATCGTTAGCCTGGCGGGGCAGCTCGAACCAGAGAGTGATTCGGCTGAAACAGGATGACCTGGAAAGATTGCAATAG